A genome region from Bacillota bacterium includes the following:
- the dnaG gene encoding DNA primase, producing MEQVRARTDIVEVVSGHVLLKKAGKNYLGLCPFHSEKTPSFTVSPEKQLFYCFGCQEGGDVFTFLEKKEGMSFREALEHLAEAAGVCLPEAEDPASRRRAALVEALELAAGFYRTTLQRSEAAGLARAYLERRGVRPEIIERFGLGYAPGEWDAMCLALRRKKVSEEVLLQAGLAGRRTTGGVYDRFRNRIMFPIRDVSGRVIGFGGRTLDDSGPKYLNSPETPVFRKGHCLYALNLAREAVRRLGRAVVVEGYMDVVASHQAGVENVVASLGTALTEEQARLVLRYVEEAVMAYDADAAGEAATLRGLDVFSAMGCRVKVATLPEGQDPDDIVRQGGKEALEAVLDQALPLVEYRLARSIKGVGTKTVEGKVKVSEEMVPVLGRIRNAVERSSYIRMVAARLGVEEAALGAEVNKHRAGRHKKVLDRHNRVDNAETGKKTGGDFAGERVELDLVRLMLQYPETIPMVREHLGDGFKDSRCGAIAKALYAVEGKRSTPPALLDMLSGEEGMLLTRISVESIEYTDPLKAVRDCLATLEKRKALARLNEIQQAIRSAEADGLLPDTRLLEEYQGIVRGLKGSA from the coding sequence GTGGAACAGGTCAGGGCCCGCACCGACATCGTCGAGGTGGTGTCCGGCCATGTCCTTCTGAAGAAGGCTGGCAAGAACTACCTGGGGCTTTGTCCTTTCCACTCGGAGAAGACGCCTTCTTTCACCGTGTCCCCGGAGAAGCAGCTCTTTTATTGTTTCGGGTGCCAGGAGGGCGGAGACGTCTTCACCTTCCTTGAGAAGAAGGAGGGCATGAGTTTCCGGGAGGCCTTGGAGCACCTGGCTGAGGCAGCTGGGGTTTGCCTGCCTGAGGCCGAGGACCCGGCATCCAGGAGGCGGGCTGCCTTGGTGGAAGCCCTGGAGTTGGCTGCGGGGTTCTACAGGACTACCCTGCAAAGGTCAGAAGCAGCCGGGTTGGCCAGGGCATACTTGGAGCGCAGGGGTGTAAGGCCTGAGATCATTGAACGGTTTGGGCTCGGCTACGCGCCGGGTGAATGGGACGCCATGTGCCTGGCTTTAAGAAGGAAGAAGGTCAGTGAGGAAGTGCTGTTACAGGCAGGCTTGGCTGGCCGGAGGACTACCGGAGGGGTCTATGACCGCTTTCGAAATAGGATCATGTTCCCGATCAGGGATGTGTCTGGGAGGGTCATCGGGTTCGGCGGCAGGACCCTGGACGACAGCGGACCCAAGTACCTGAACTCGCCGGAGACCCCGGTGTTCCGTAAGGGCCACTGCCTCTACGCTCTCAACTTAGCCAGGGAGGCCGTCAGGCGTTTGGGCCGGGCTGTAGTGGTGGAGGGCTACATGGATGTGGTGGCTAGTCACCAGGCGGGCGTGGAGAACGTTGTGGCGTCCCTGGGGACTGCCCTCACTGAGGAGCAGGCCCGGCTGGTCCTGCGGTATGTGGAGGAGGCAGTCATGGCCTATGACGCCGATGCCGCCGGGGAGGCAGCGACACTGAGGGGCCTGGATGTGTTCAGTGCCATGGGGTGCCGGGTGAAGGTGGCGACGCTGCCGGAAGGCCAGGATCCCGATGACATAGTAAGGCAGGGGGGCAAGGAGGCGCTGGAGGCTGTGCTTGACCAGGCCCTCCCCCTGGTGGAGTACCGGCTGGCCAGGTCCATTAAGGGTGTGGGCACCAAGACAGTGGAGGGGAAGGTCAAGGTCAGCGAGGAAATGGTGCCAGTGCTTGGTCGCATAAGAAACGCCGTTGAGAGATCATCTTACATAAGAATGGTGGCCGCGCGGTTGGGGGTCGAGGAGGCCGCCCTCGGGGCGGAGGTGAACAAGCACAGGGCCGGGCGGCATAAAAAGGTTCTTGACAGGCATAATAGAGTAGATAATGCAGAGACAGGAAAAAAGACTGGCGGGGACTTCGCCGGAGAGCGGGTAGAACTGGACCTGGTACGACTGATGTTGCAGTACCCGGAGACAATACCAATGGTGCGGGAGCATCTCGGCGATGGCTTCAAAGACTCCAGGTGTGGGGCCATAGCCAAGGCGCTCTACGCCGTGGAGGGCAAGAGGTCGACTCCACCGGCGTTGCTGGACATGCTATCTGGGGAGGAGGGCATGCTCCTCACCAGGATCTCCGTGGAGTCTATTGAGTACACGGACCCACTGAAGGCTGTACGGGACTGCCTGGCGACGCTGGAGAAGAGAAAGGCCTTGGCGAGGCTCAATGAGATCCAGCAGGCCATAAGAAGTGCTGAGGCGGATGGGCTACTCCCGGATACCCGGCTTCTCGAGGAGTACCAGGGGATCGTTAGGGGATTGAAGGGCTCAGCCTAG
- a CDS encoding deoxyguanosinetriphosphate triphosphohydrolase has product MEPRELTEELEEMSLSPHAMRSRDSRGRERPEPLCPVRTCYQRDRDRIIHSKAFRRLKHKTQVFVIPEGDHFRTRLTHTLEVSQIARTIARALRLNEDLTEAVALGHDLGHTPFGHGGEEALREVLAEVDPPRTFDHNVQSLRVVDILERGEGLNLTWEVRDGILNHTGDLEPGTLEGKAVKISDRIAYINHDIDDALRGGILQEEDLPRDCIQVLGSRHSERIDTMVRDVISSSRGRDSISMSASVGEATRRLREYLFRTVYVGSAAKREEDKAKRLLKRLYWYYRDNPGLLPEESDSDLDNAVTDYVAGMTDRFAVAQYQRHFLPGSWRLEE; this is encoded by the coding sequence TTGGAGCCCAGGGAGCTCACTGAAGAACTTGAGGAGATGAGCCTTTCTCCTCACGCTATGAGGAGCCGCGACTCCCGGGGAAGGGAGAGGCCCGAGCCCTTGTGCCCGGTAAGGACCTGTTACCAGAGGGACCGGGATAGGATAATCCACTCCAAGGCATTCAGGAGGCTTAAGCACAAGACACAGGTGTTCGTGATCCCCGAGGGGGATCACTTCAGGACCCGTCTCACCCATACCCTTGAGGTATCCCAGATCGCCCGGACCATTGCCCGGGCGCTCAGGCTCAACGAGGACCTCACGGAGGCAGTGGCGCTGGGCCATGACCTGGGTCACACACCCTTCGGTCACGGGGGAGAGGAGGCCCTGAGGGAGGTCCTGGCCGAGGTTGATCCCCCGCGAACCTTCGACCACAACGTGCAGAGCCTGCGTGTGGTGGATATCCTGGAGAGGGGAGAGGGTCTCAATCTCACCTGGGAGGTGAGGGACGGCATCCTTAACCACACAGGCGACCTTGAGCCGGGGACGCTGGAGGGCAAGGCCGTGAAGATATCGGACCGGATTGCCTACATCAACCACGACATCGACGATGCCCTGCGAGGTGGCATTCTTCAAGAAGAAGACCTGCCTCGCGACTGCATCCAGGTGCTGGGGAGCCGGCACTCGGAGCGAATAGACACCATGGTCAGGGACGTCATCTCCAGTAGCCGGGGGCGGGACTCCATCTCGATGAGCGCCTCTGTGGGCGAGGCCACCAGGAGGCTAAGGGAGTACCTCTTCCGCACCGTATACGTGGGTTCCGCAGCCAAGCGGGAGGAGGACAAAGCCAAGAGGTTGCTGAAGCGCCTGTACTGGTACTACCGGGACAATCCCGGGCTCCTGCCGGAGGAGTCAGACAGCGACCTTGACAATGCTGTTACCGACTACGTCGCAGGGATGACCGACAGGTTCGCAGTGGCGCAGTACCAGCGACATTTCCTCCCGGGATCCTGGAGACTTGAGGAGTAA